A section of the Rhodobacter sp. genome encodes:
- a CDS encoding AraC family transcriptional regulator gives MTIIPDTPSSLRLTPISRLAAAGRWRVEAMRALREPVLLWFTQGQGRITVAGSTRGYGPNNAVFIPPGTMYGFEMAARVQGSSVFFGRNHGLDLPRTPHFLRPRDPISQKELVAILEAIQRELESARSGSQKAAQHHLGLLGVWMDRQLERERALETMPQRPAAAQQLVARYSSLLERDFRSNRAVADYAEALGVTPTHLTRVCRASCGKSAHQLLDDRLHFEARRLLTETRMPIKHVAEMLGFNSPGYFTRAFQKNAGMTPSAFRKKPAGPVVPRA, from the coding sequence ATGACCATCATTCCCGATACCCCGTCGTCCCTGAGACTGACGCCCATCTCACGATTGGCCGCGGCCGGCCGCTGGCGTGTCGAGGCCATGCGCGCCCTGCGCGAGCCGGTCCTGTTGTGGTTCACCCAGGGACAGGGGCGCATCACCGTCGCCGGATCGACCCGCGGCTATGGGCCCAACAACGCGGTCTTCATTCCGCCGGGCACGATGTATGGGTTCGAGATGGCGGCGCGGGTGCAGGGAAGCTCGGTCTTCTTCGGGCGCAACCACGGGCTCGACCTGCCGCGAACGCCGCATTTCCTGCGCCCGCGCGATCCGATCTCGCAAAAGGAACTGGTGGCGATCCTCGAGGCCATCCAGCGCGAACTGGAAAGCGCGCGCTCGGGGTCGCAAAAGGCCGCCCAGCACCATCTGGGGCTGCTGGGCGTCTGGATGGACCGCCAGCTGGAACGCGAGCGCGCGCTGGAAACGATGCCCCAGCGCCCGGCCGCCGCGCAGCAACTGGTGGCGCGCTATTCGTCGCTTCTGGAGCGCGATTTCCGCTCGAACCGGGCGGTGGCCGATTACGCCGAGGCCCTGGGCGTCACGCCGACCCACCTGACCCGGGTGTGCCGCGCCTCGTGCGGCAAGAGCGCGCATCAACTGCTGGACGACCGGCTGCATTTCGAGGCCCGCCGCCTGCTGACCGAGACGCGGATGCCGATCAAGCACGTCGCCGAGATGCTCGGCTTCAACTCGCCGGGCTATTTCACCCGCGCCTT
- the miaA gene encoding tRNA (adenosine(37)-N6)-dimethylallyltransferase MiaA: MSENPGRINDKPANPPMFADLPLPDPDKPVLIAGPTASGKSALALAIAEAQGRTVVNADALQVHDAWRVLSARPSARDEARVPHRLYGHVPRGADYSVGHWLREVAPFLPANPVIVGGTGLYLTALTEGLAEIPPTPPAIRAEADAILRDRGIGALLADLDPSTLQRIDRRNPARVQRAWEVLRATGRGLADWQAETGTPALPLAHATAWVLRPDKDWLNDRIARRFAQMLDQGALDEARAALPHWPADGGQPASALWTKAIGAPELTAHLKGHISLPEAVDAATLATRQFAKRQRSWFRNRMTGWIHRVIP; the protein is encoded by the coding sequence ATGTCGGAAAACCCCGGCAGGATCAACGACAAACCCGCCAACCCGCCGATGTTCGCCGACCTGCCCCTGCCCGACCCGGACAAGCCCGTGCTGATCGCCGGGCCGACCGCCAGCGGCAAGTCCGCGCTGGCCCTGGCCATCGCCGAGGCGCAGGGCCGCACCGTGGTGAACGCCGACGCGTTGCAGGTGCACGATGCCTGGCGCGTCCTGTCGGCGCGCCCCTCGGCCCGCGACGAGGCCCGCGTGCCGCATCGGCTGTATGGGCATGTGCCCAGGGGCGCCGACTATTCGGTGGGCCACTGGCTGCGCGAGGTGGCGCCGTTTCTGCCCGCAAATCCGGTGATCGTGGGCGGAACCGGGCTTTACCTGACCGCCCTGACCGAGGGGCTGGCCGAGATTCCGCCAACCCCGCCCGCGATCCGCGCCGAGGCCGATGCGATCCTGCGCGACCGGGGGATCGGCGCGCTGCTGGCCGATCTGGACCCCTCGACCTTGCAGCGGATCGACCGCCGGAACCCGGCCCGCGTGCAACGCGCCTGGGAGGTCCTGCGCGCCACTGGCCGGGGCCTGGCAGACTGGCAGGCCGAAACCGGCACGCCGGCGCTGCCGCTGGCGCATGCCACCGCCTGGGTGCTGCGGCCCGACAAGGACTGGCTCAACGACCGAATCGCCCGCCGCTTTGCGCAGATGCTGGACCAGGGCGCCCTGGACGAAGCCCGCGCCGCCCTGCCCCACTGGCCCGCCGACGGCGGCCAGCCGGCGTCGGCGCTGTGGACAAAAGCCATCGGCGCACCCGAACTGACCGCCCATCTCAAGGGCCACATCTCGTTGCCAGAGGCCGTCGATGCCGCAACATTGGCCACGCGCCAGTTCGCGAAGCGTCAACGCAGCTGGTTTCGCAACCGCATGACGGGCTGGATCCACAGGGTTATCCCCTGA
- a CDS encoding UMP kinase: protein MSTSAPPSYRRVMLKISGEALMGDQGFGLHPPTVQRIAHEVKAVHDDGVEVCMVIGGGNIFRGLSGSAQGMERTTADYMGMLATVMNALGMQSALEQLGIHTRVISAIPMDQVCEPYIRRRAVRHLEKKRVCIFAAGTGNPYFTTDTAATLRASEMGCEGVFKGTKVDGVYDKDPKKFPDAKRYQTVSYDEALEKNLGVMDATAIALARDNKLPIIVFSLDEPGGFRTILGGRGTYTRVQG, encoded by the coding sequence ATGAGCACATCCGCCCCCCCGTCCTATCGCCGCGTCATGCTGAAGATCTCGGGCGAGGCCCTGATGGGCGACCAGGGGTTCGGCCTGCATCCGCCCACCGTTCAGCGCATCGCGCACGAGGTGAAGGCGGTGCATGACGACGGGGTCGAGGTCTGCATGGTGATCGGCGGCGGCAACATCTTTCGCGGGCTCTCGGGTTCGGCCCAGGGGATGGAGCGGACGACGGCCGACTACATGGGGATGCTGGCGACGGTGATGAACGCGCTGGGGATGCAATCGGCGCTGGAGCAGCTGGGCATCCACACCCGCGTCATCAGCGCCATTCCGATGGACCAGGTCTGCGAACCCTATATCCGCCGCCGAGCCGTGCGCCACCTTGAGAAAAAGCGCGTCTGCATCTTTGCCGCAGGCACCGGAAACCCGTATTTCACCACCGACACCGCCGCGACGCTGCGCGCCAGCGAAATGGGCTGCGAGGGCGTGTTCAAGGGCACCAAGGTGGACGGGGTCTACGACAAGGACCCCAAGAAATTCCCCGACGCCAAACGCTACCAGACCGTCAGCTACGACGAGGCGCTGGAAAAGAACCTGGGCGTGATGGATGCGACGGCGATCGCGCTGGCGCGTGACAACAAGCTGCCGATCATCGTCTTCTCGCTGGACGAGCCGGGCGGCTTCCGCACGATCCTCGGCGGTCGGGGAACCTATACGCGCGTGCAGGGCTGA
- the frr gene encoding ribosome recycling factor — MSDEIEIDIDDLSRRMDGALASLRTEFASLRTGRASGSMLEPIQVDAYGQMTPINQLGTVNVPEPRMVTINVWDKGMVNKVEKAIRESGLGINPQLNGTIIMLPIPELNEERRRELTKVAGAYAEHARVAVRNVRRDGMDQIKKAKNAGMSEDDQKLWESEVQELTDKHIALVDKALESKQEEIMQV; from the coding sequence ATGTCCGACGAGATCGAAATCGACATCGACGACCTCAGCCGCCGCATGGACGGGGCGCTGGCCTCGCTGCGCACCGAATTCGCAAGCCTGCGCACCGGGCGGGCCTCGGGGTCGATGCTGGAACCGATCCAGGTCGATGCCTATGGCCAGATGACGCCGATCAACCAGCTTGGCACGGTGAACGTGCCCGAACCCCGGATGGTGACGATCAACGTCTGGGACAAGGGCATGGTGAACAAGGTCGAGAAGGCCATCCGCGAAAGCGGCCTGGGCATCAACCCGCAGCTCAACGGCACCATCATCATGCTGCCGATCCCCGAGTTGAACGAGGAACGTCGCCGCGAGCTGACCAAGGTCGCGGGCGCCTATGCCGAGCACGCGCGCGTCGCCGTTCGCAACGTGCGCCGCGACGGCATGGACCAGATCAAGAAGGCCAAGAACGCCGGCATGTCCGAGGATGACCAGAAACTTTGGGAATCCGAGGTGCAGGAACTGACCGACAAGCACATCGCGCTGGTCGACAAGGCGCTTGAATCGAAACAAGAAGAGATCATGCAAGTCTGA
- the uppS gene encoding di-trans,poly-cis-decaprenylcistransferase codes for MPSESGTPRRIPRHVAIIMDGNGRWAVNKGWPRLVGHRKGSERVKEIVRAAPGLGIEWLTVYAFSTENWKRSTEEVLGLMRLFQRYIQREAEALSAEGVRLRFIGDRRRLEPKLQDLMAWIEARTIRNTRLNLTVAINYGGRDELTRAARRLARRVAAGDLDPEALDETALDQALDTADMPDPDLVIRTSGETRVSNFLLWQAAYAEYEFTPVLWPDFTPETLADILHRYATRERRFGGVS; via the coding sequence ATGCCCAGCGAGTCCGGCACGCCACGCCGCATTCCGCGCCATGTCGCCATCATCATGGACGGCAATGGGCGCTGGGCGGTCAACAAGGGGTGGCCGCGCCTGGTCGGGCACCGGAAAGGGTCCGAGCGCGTCAAGGAGATCGTCCGCGCGGCGCCCGGGCTGGGGATTGAATGGCTGACCGTCTACGCGTTCTCGACCGAGAACTGGAAACGCTCGACCGAGGAAGTGCTCGGTCTGATGCGGCTGTTCCAGCGCTATATCCAGCGCGAGGCCGAGGCGCTCTCGGCCGAGGGGGTGCGGCTGCGTTTCATCGGTGACCGCCGCCGGCTGGAGCCCAAGCTTCAGGACCTCATGGCCTGGATCGAGGCACGGACGATCCGCAACACGCGGCTGAACCTGACCGTCGCCATCAATTACGGCGGCCGCGACGAACTGACCCGCGCCGCGCGGCGTCTGGCCCGCCGCGTCGCGGCTGGCGACCTGGACCCCGAGGCGCTGGACGAGACCGCGCTCGATCAGGCGCTGGACACCGCCGACATGCCCGACCCCGACCTGGTGATCCGCACCTCGGGCGAGACGCGGGTGTCGAATTTCCTGCTGTGGCAGGCCGCTTATGCGGAATACGAGTTCACCCCGGTGCTGTGGCCCGATTTCACGCCCGAGACCCTGGCCGATATCCTGCACCGTTATGCCACGCGCGAACGCCGGTTCGGAGGGGTGAGTTGA
- a CDS encoding phosphatidate cytidylyltransferase, with protein MSDFTDLRARVVSAVVMVAVGAGAVWAGGWVFAALAVLLAGLMGWELWRMMAPADPFGRAEAAGLVAALLVAIFTLYQPGWIGLGGLALGALVMAGRMPRDKGIFGLYYGLILWAAHGFILLREGLGLTFLLWLLLIVIASDVAGYFAGRILGGPKFWPRISPKKTWSGTVAGWLLAALVGWGFAAALNLGWVLVPLSALLAFAGQMGDIAESAIKRRTGVKDSSALIPGHGGVLDRFDAMIAVAALALILALAGAFSGLHG; from the coding sequence ATGAGCGATTTCACCGATCTGAGGGCCCGGGTGGTGTCGGCCGTCGTCATGGTCGCGGTCGGCGCGGGCGCGGTCTGGGCCGGCGGCTGGGTCTTTGCCGCGCTGGCCGTGCTGCTGGCGGGGCTGATGGGCTGGGAGCTGTGGCGCATGATGGCGCCGGCCGATCCCTTTGGTCGGGCCGAGGCCGCGGGCCTCGTCGCGGCGCTGCTGGTGGCGATCTTCACGCTGTATCAACCGGGCTGGATCGGCCTTGGGGGGCTGGCGCTGGGGGCGCTGGTGATGGCCGGTCGGATGCCGCGCGACAAGGGGATCTTCGGCCTGTATTACGGGCTGATCCTGTGGGCGGCGCACGGGTTCATCCTGCTGCGCGAGGGTCTGGGCCTGACCTTCCTGCTGTGGCTGCTGCTGATCGTCATCGCCTCGGACGTGGCGGGGTATTTCGCGGGCCGCATCCTGGGCGGGCCCAAGTTCTGGCCGCGGATCAGCCCGAAAAAGACCTGGTCGGGCACGGTCGCGGGCTGGCTGCTGGCGGCGCTGGTCGGCTGGGGATTTGCCGCGGCGCTGAACCTCGGTTGGGTGCTGGTGCCGCTGTCCGCGCTGCTGGCCTTTGCCGGGCAGATGGGCGACATCGCCGAAAGCGCGATCAAGCGGCGCACGGGGGTCAAGGATTCGTCGGCCCTGATCCCCGGGCACGGCGGGGTTCTCGACCGCTTTGACGCGATGATCGCGGTCGCCGCGCTGGCGCTGATCCTGGCGCTGGCGGGGGCCTTTTCGGGGTTGCACGGCTGA
- a CDS encoding 1-deoxy-D-xylulose-5-phosphate reductoisomerase, with the protein MRRVTVFGSTGSVGVSTLDLLARRDDLRVAALTGGRNVALLARQAVAHRAELAVTAHEDCYKPLKEALAGTGIAVAGGPGAVVEAAYRPADWVMSAIVGAAGLAPGFAALSQGRTVALANKESLVTAGPLLLAEARAHGATILPVDSEHSAVFQALAGEDIAAVETVTLTASGGGLRDWPLERLKLATPEDAGRHPNWDMGQRITIDSASMFNKAMEVIEAHEFFALTPDQIAVLIHPQSLVHALVAFRDGAVMGHLGAPDMRHPIGYALNWPQRAALPVARLDLARAGRLDFAEPDLARYPALALAWQVMRAGGAAGAVFNAAKEIALDHFIARNIGFLDMAPVVESTLARFADLADLGAAPRSLAEVLAIDTEARRLAGAAAAARRAA; encoded by the coding sequence ATGCGGCGGGTCACGGTCTTCGGGTCCACGGGGTCGGTCGGGGTCAGCACGCTGGATCTGCTGGCGCGGCGCGACGATCTTCGGGTCGCGGCCCTGACCGGCGGGCGCAACGTGGCGCTATTGGCCCGGCAGGCGGTGGCGCACCGGGCCGAACTGGCGGTCACGGCGCACGAAGACTGCTACAAACCCCTCAAGGAGGCGCTTGCGGGCACCGGTATCGCGGTGGCGGGCGGGCCCGGCGCGGTGGTCGAGGCCGCCTATCGCCCGGCCGACTGGGTGATGTCGGCGATCGTCGGCGCGGCGGGGCTGGCGCCCGGCTTTGCCGCCCTCAGCCAGGGCCGGACGGTGGCGCTGGCCAACAAGGAATCGCTGGTGACCGCGGGCCCCCTGCTGCTGGCCGAGGCGCGCGCCCATGGCGCGACGATCCTGCCGGTGGACAGCGAACATTCGGCGGTGTTCCAGGCGCTGGCCGGCGAGGATATCGCCGCGGTCGAGACGGTCACGCTGACCGCCTCGGGGGGCGGGTTGCGCGACTGGCCGCTGGAGCGGCTCAAGCTGGCCACCCCCGAGGACGCGGGCCGCCATCCCAACTGGGACATGGGCCAACGCATCACCATCGATTCGGCGTCGATGTTCAACAAGGCGATGGAGGTGATCGAGGCGCATGAGTTCTTTGCCCTGACGCCCGACCAGATCGCCGTGCTGATCCATCCGCAATCGCTGGTCCACGCGCTGGTCGCCTTTCGCGACGGCGCGGTGATGGGGCACCTGGGCGCGCCCGACATGCGCCATCCGATCGGCTACGCGCTGAACTGGCCGCAGCGCGCGGCGCTGCCGGTGGCGCGGCTGGATCTGGCCCGCGCCGGGCGTCTCGATTTCGCCGAACCCGACCTGGCGCGCTATCCGGCGCTGGCGCTGGCGTGGCAGGTGATGCGCGCGGGCGGTGCGGCCGGGGCGGTGTTCAACGCCGCCAAGGAAATCGCGCTCGACCATTTTATTGCCAGAAACATCGGGTTTCTGGACATGGCCCCGGTCGTCGAATCGACGCTGGCGCGGTTCGCGGATCTGGCCGATCTCGGCGCCGCGCCGCGCTCTCTGGCCGAGGTTCTGGCCATCGACACCGAGGCGCGCCGCCTTGCGGGCGCCGCCGCCGCGGCCCGTCGCGCGGCCTGA
- the rseP gene encoding RIP metalloprotease RseP: MGLLPEFGNLFFTLGAFIVALSIIVTVHEYGHYIVGRWCGIHAEVFSLGFGPVLLSRVDRRGTRWQVAALPFGGYVKFLGDADAASAGADEAVMSHLDAGQRRRTMHGAPLWARAATIFAGPAFNFLFSIAVFAGFLWVQGLPADTPRVGAVHPMPGVMELRQGDLITAIDDQPVPDLRAFYRVADAIPPEAVTRYAIERDGQAMTVQGPHPIPPRAAGIALASAARDAGMQVGDVVQTVDGAPVTAFSELPPLVAAAEGAPVALGIWRDGATLDLSLTPRRTDLPLPDGGFETRWLIGLQSGTFFDHPTRAVGPIEALPLAAGQIGGIVSNSISGLYHMVTGAISTCNLSGPVGIATTSGEMAADGLGSFIWFLAVLSTAVGLLNLFPIPILDGGHLVFHAYEALAGRPPNERVLNLLMSLGLVILGAMMLFALGNDLFC, encoded by the coding sequence ATGGGTCTGCTGCCCGAGTTCGGCAATCTGTTCTTCACCCTGGGCGCGTTCATCGTCGCGCTGTCGATCATCGTCACGGTGCACGAATACGGGCACTACATTGTCGGCCGCTGGTGTGGCATCCACGCCGAGGTCTTCAGCCTGGGTTTCGGTCCCGTGCTGCTGAGCCGGGTGGACCGGCGCGGCACGCGCTGGCAGGTCGCCGCGCTGCCCTTTGGCGGCTATGTGAAATTCCTGGGCGATGCTGACGCGGCCTCGGCCGGTGCGGACGAGGCGGTGATGTCGCATCTCGACGCGGGCCAGCGTCGGCGCACCATGCACGGCGCGCCGCTCTGGGCGCGGGCGGCGACGATCTTTGCCGGGCCGGCGTTCAATTTCCTCTTTTCCATCGCCGTGTTCGCGGGGTTCCTGTGGGTGCAGGGGCTGCCGGCGGACACCCCGCGCGTGGGCGCGGTGCATCCGATGCCGGGCGTGATGGAGCTGCGCCAGGGCGATCTGATCACCGCGATCGACGACCAGCCGGTGCCCGATCTGCGCGCCTTCTACCGGGTCGCCGACGCGATCCCGCCCGAGGCCGTCACCCGCTACGCCATCGAGCGCGACGGTCAGGCGATGACCGTGCAGGGGCCGCACCCGATTCCGCCCCGTGCCGCCGGGATCGCGCTGGCGTCGGCCGCGCGCGACGCGGGGATGCAGGTGGGCGACGTGGTGCAGACGGTGGACGGGGCGCCGGTCACCGCCTTCAGCGAACTGCCGCCCCTGGTCGCCGCGGCCGAGGGGGCGCCGGTCGCGCTGGGCATCTGGCGCGACGGCGCGACGCTGGACCTGAGCCTGACCCCGCGGCGCACCGACCTGCCGCTGCCCGATGGCGGATTCGAAACCCGCTGGCTGATCGGCCTTCAATCGGGGACCTTCTTTGACCATCCCACCCGCGCCGTGGGTCCGATCGAGGCCCTGCCTCTGGCCGCGGGGCAGATCGGCGGCATCGTGTCGAATTCGATCTCGGGCCTCTACCACATGGTCACCGGCGCCATTTCGACCTGCAACCTGTCGGGGCCGGTCGGCATCGCCACCACCTCGGGCGAGATGGCGGCGGACGGGTTGGGCAGCTTCATCTGGTTCCTGGCGGTGCTGTCCACGGCGGTCGGATTGCTGAACCTGTTCCCGATTCCGATCCTGGACGGCGGGCACCTGGTCTTTCATGCCTACGAGGCCCTGGCCGGCCGGCCACCGAACGAGCGCGTGCTCAACCTGCTGATGAGCTTGGGCCTGGTGATCCTGGGGGCGATGATGCTGTTCGCGCTGGGCAACGACCTGTTCTGCTGA
- the bamA gene encoding outer membrane protein assembly factor BamA translates to MAGAQTYRFSSVSVEGNALIDDDTIVGFARIARNRSMSGAELNAAYQRVAGTGFFRSVDFRPAGNRLVISVEEYPVINRVAIEGNRRLNDERLSAVAQSRAGGVYSPAQAEADANAMAQAYADAGRLSATVTPRLIERAGGRVDLVFEVAEGQVVEIERISFVGNRTFTERRLRNAISTNQAGRLSTLFRADNYNAQRIAQDRQTLQDFYLSRGFIDAQVLSGVTELSRERDGAYVTFTIREGQQYRVGHVTVVSEIDGIDPAAYQAALTDRTGQLFTPTVMETMIQQVERVGYESGQRFVRADTRLHRNERDGTIDVELALVRGERVFIERIDIQGNATTQDQVIRRQFAVAEGDPLNPRELREAASRIRDLGYFSDVQVNPTQGSSAEQAVVDVQVEETSTGSLGFGLTYGSNGVGGNVSYNETNFLGRGQRLNLTFSTVPNQQAFSVDFSEPALLGRDLAFGLNMGLTSSSANGASTFFDSRSLSFSPSLTFPVSDYGRMSVRYSLSQTEITVPAAYAANIATRVSADAGRALTSSVGFTYTYDTRVNGPNPDRGFVFRFAGDVAGLGGDRRWARSTVLAGYRQQVMDGAVTLSAEFEAGAIAHQSGPSRINERFGLNSDQMRGFDSFGLGPVAYGAAATDRNGLGGNFFAVARFEARFPLGLPSEYNVRGGLFLDVGSIWGVDSPAMAACPGNVAAPNCYIDDQSLRAAAGVAVFWGSPMGLLRFNFAVPLRRASYDQVRRFDLTIASQF, encoded by the coding sequence ATGGCAGGGGCGCAGACCTATCGATTCTCGTCGGTTTCGGTCGAAGGCAACGCGCTGATTGACGACGACACGATCGTCGGATTCGCGAGAATCGCTCGCAACCGCAGCATGAGCGGCGCGGAACTCAACGCCGCCTATCAGCGAGTCGCGGGCACCGGCTTTTTCCGCAGCGTCGATTTCCGCCCCGCGGGCAACCGTCTGGTCATTTCGGTCGAGGAATACCCGGTCATCAACCGCGTCGCGATCGAGGGCAACCGCAGGCTCAACGACGAGCGCCTGTCGGCCGTCGCGCAATCGCGGGCGGGCGGTGTCTATTCGCCCGCGCAGGCCGAAGCCGACGCCAACGCGATGGCGCAGGCCTATGCCGACGCGGGGCGCCTGTCGGCGACCGTGACGCCGCGGTTGATCGAGCGCGCGGGTGGCCGCGTGGACCTGGTGTTCGAAGTGGCCGAGGGGCAGGTCGTCGAGATCGAGCGCATTTCGTTCGTCGGCAACCGGACCTTTACCGAGCGTCGCCTGCGCAATGCGATCTCGACCAACCAGGCCGGGCGGCTGAGCACGCTGTTCCGCGCCGACAATTACAACGCGCAGCGCATCGCGCAGGACCGCCAGACGTTGCAGGACTTCTACCTGTCGCGCGGCTTCATCGACGCGCAGGTGCTGTCGGGCGTGACCGAACTGTCGCGCGAACGCGACGGCGCCTATGTCACCTTCACCATCCGCGAAGGGCAGCAGTATCGCGTCGGTCACGTTACCGTCGTGTCCGAGATCGACGGCATCGACCCGGCCGCCTATCAAGCTGCGCTGACCGACCGCACCGGCCAATTGTTCACGCCGACGGTCATGGAGACCATGATCCAGCAGGTCGAGCGCGTCGGCTATGAGAGCGGGCAGCGTTTTGTCCGCGCCGATACCCGCCTGCACCGCAACGAGCGCGACGGCACCATCGACGTGGAACTGGCCCTTGTGCGCGGCGAGCGGGTGTTCATCGAACGCATCGACATCCAGGGCAACGCGACGACGCAGGATCAGGTGATCCGCCGCCAGTTCGCCGTGGCCGAAGGCGACCCGCTGAACCCCCGCGAACTGCGCGAGGCGGCCTCGCGGATCCGCGACCTGGGCTATTTCTCGGACGTGCAAGTCAACCCGACGCAGGGGTCCAGCGCCGAGCAGGCGGTTGTCGATGTGCAGGTCGAAGAGACCAGCACCGGCTCGCTCGGGTTCGGTCTGACCTATGGGTCCAACGGCGTTGGCGGCAACGTCAGCTACAACGAGACCAACTTCCTGGGGCGTGGCCAGCGTCTGAACCTGACGTTTTCGACGGTGCCCAACCAGCAGGCGTTTTCGGTGGACTTCAGCGAGCCCGCGCTGCTGGGCCGCGACCTGGCGTTCGGCCTGAACATGGGTCTGACCTCCAGCTCGGCTAACGGGGCATCGACCTTCTTCGATTCGCGGTCGCTGAGTTTCTCTCCGTCGCTGACCTTCCCGGTCAGCGACTATGGCCGGATGAGCGTCCGCTACTCGTTGAGCCAGACCGAGATCACCGTGCCGGCCGCCTATGCCGCCAACATCGCGACCCGTGTAAGCGCGGACGCCGGCCGGGCGCTGACCTCGTCGGTGGGCTTCACCTACACCTATGACACCCGCGTCAACGGCCCGAACCCCGACCGTGGCTTTGTGTTCCGCTTCGCGGGCGATGTCGCGGGTCTGGGCGGCGATCGTCGTTGGGCGCGCTCGACCGTTCTGGCGGGCTATCGCCAGCAGGTGATGGACGGTGCGGTGACCTTGAGCGCCGAATTCGAGGCCGGCGCGATCGCGCACCAGTCCGGCCCCAGCCGCATCAACGAACGCTTCGGGCTTAACAGCGACCAGATGCGCGGCTTCGACAGCTTCGGTCTTGGGCCGGTCGCCTATGGCGCCGCGGCAACCGACCGCAACGGTCTGGGCGGCAACTTCTTTGCCGTCGCCCGGTTCGAGGCCCGCTTCCCGCTGGGTCTGCCGTCGGAATACAACGTGCGCGGTGGCCTGTTCCTGGATGTGGGCTCGATCTGGGGCGTTGACAGCCCGGCGATGGCAGCCTGCCCGGGCAATGTGGCGGCGCCGAACTGCTACATCGACGACCAGTCGCTGCGGGCGGCGGCGGGTGTGGCGGTGTTCTGGGGCTCGCCCATGGGCTTGCTGCGATTCAACTTCGCGGTTCCGCTGCGGCGTGCGTCCTATGACCAGGTGCGGCGCTTCGACCTGACCATCGCCTCGCAGTTCTGA
- a CDS encoding OmpH family outer membrane protein, with amino-acid sequence MLRHGLTILLAGALIGAPVVALAQTPAAPDSPTVQGLSSLPFRVLDQERLLRESRMGQQILAGIDAERQALEAENQTLFDQLSAEERALTDARPTLTPEDFRARADAFNTRVETIRSERAQRAQELAQHQQAAEQRFFDAVLPVLARFMADEGVAALLRPEALLVRADAMDITDEMIARLDATMPEGPQPAATGDGTAPAPDTPAPDTPAPDTPSPPQD; translated from the coding sequence ATGCTTCGGCACGGGTTGACGATCCTTCTGGCGGGGGCGCTGATCGGCGCCCCCGTTGTCGCATTGGCGCAGACCCCCGCCGCGCCGGACAGTCCCACGGTCCAGGGCCTGAGCAGCCTTCCGTTTCGCGTGCTGGATCAGGAGCGGCTGCTCAGGGAATCGCGCATGGGGCAACAGATCCTGGCCGGGATCGACGCCGAGCGGCAGGCGCTCGAGGCCGAGAACCAGACCCTGTTCGACCAGCTTTCGGCCGAGGAACGGGCCCTGACCGACGCCCGCCCGACCCTGACACCCGAGGATTTCCGGGCCCGCGCCGATGCCTTCAACACGCGGGTCGAAACGATCCGCTCTGAACGGGCACAACGCGCGCAGGAACTGGCGCAGCATCAGCAGGCCGCCGAGCAGCGGTTCTTCGACGCGGTTCTGCCGGTGCTGGCCCGCTTCATGGCCGACGAGGGGGTCGCGGCGCTGTTGCGGCCCGAGGCCCTGCTGGTGCGCGCCGACGCGATGGACATCACCGACGAGATGATCGCCCGGCTGGACGCGACGATGCCCGAGGGGCCGCAGCCAGCCGCCACGGGCGATGGCACCGCACCCGCACCCGACACGCCCGCACCCGACACGCCCGCACCCGACACGCCGTCGCCCCCCCAGGACTGA
- the fabZ gene encoding 3-hydroxyacyl-ACP dehydratase FabZ has protein sequence MPDTAQTRDWSTTTEADLALIMRIIPHRYPFLLIDKVRDIVAGETATGVKNVTFNEPHFQGHFPGAPIMPGVTIIEALAQTSAVLVGLTLDLVDKEPLVYFMSIDKAKFRRKVVPGDVLDLHVKVLRGSSKIWKFEGRASVNGEMAAEAEFMAMIDLTKRG, from the coding sequence ATGCCCGATACCGCCCAAACGCGCGACTGGTCCACCACCACCGAGGCCGACCTGGCGCTGATCATGCGCATCATTCCCCATCGCTACCCGTTCCTTCTGATCGACAAGGTGCGCGATATCGTGGCGGGCGAGACCGCAACCGGTGTCAAGAATGTCACCTTCAACGAACCGCATTTTCAGGGTCATTTCCCCGGCGCGCCGATCATGCCCGGCGTCACCATCATCGAGGCGCTGGCGCAGACCTCGGCGGTGCTGGTGGGGCTGACGCTGGACCTGGTGGACAAGGAGCCGCTGGTCTATTTCATGTCCATCGACAAAGCCAAGTTCCGCCGCAAGGTGGTGCCCGGCGACGTTCTGGACCTCCACGTCAAGGTGCTGCGCGGCTCGTCGAAGATCTGGAAATTCGAAGGCCGCGCCTCGGTCAACGGCGAGATGGCCGCCGAGGCCGAGTTCATGGCGATGATCGACCTGACGAAGCGGGGCTGA